From a region of the Georgenia yuyongxinii genome:
- a CDS encoding twin-arginine translocase TatA/TatE family subunit, giving the protein MGISGGELVVLLVLAFLLIGPERLPNLAQQLGRLTRELKKLATGAKDKVRDELGPEFDELAKFDPRQYDPRRIVREALMEEDEPPRATPRPPAARRRPAAAAAAGAAAAAATGAPSAHASATAAPGSAAPAAGPAAGAGVVPPAPATVGPAAATPGEQVPISPAEIVARTYGPSGSTAAAAGDGHTQVETYVVPFDDEAT; this is encoded by the coding sequence ATGGGGATCTCCGGTGGCGAGCTGGTCGTGCTGCTCGTCCTCGCCTTCCTGCTCATCGGGCCCGAACGGCTCCCCAATCTCGCGCAGCAGCTGGGGCGGCTCACCCGCGAGCTCAAGAAGCTCGCGACCGGCGCCAAGGACAAGGTCCGCGACGAGCTCGGTCCCGAGTTCGACGAGCTGGCGAAGTTCGACCCCCGCCAGTATGACCCCCGGCGCATCGTCCGCGAGGCGCTGATGGAGGAGGACGAGCCGCCGCGCGCCACGCCCCGGCCACCCGCCGCCCGGCGCCGGCCCGCCGCAGCGGCCGCCGCGGGAGCTGCGGCCGCAGCCGCCACGGGCGCGCCCTCGGCGCACGCATCCGCAACCGCTGCACCGGGGTCGGCAGCACCTGCGGCGGGCCCGGCAGCCGGGGCCGGCGTCGTGCCACCGGCGCCGGCAACGGTCGGGCCGGCCGCCGCGACGCCGGGCGAGCAGGTCCCGATCAGCCCCGCCGAGATCGTCGCCCGGACGTACGGCCCGTCGGGCTCGACCGCGGCCGCGGCCGGTGACGGGCACACCCAGGTGGAGACCTACGTGGTGCCCTTCGACGACGAGGCCACCTGA